A window from Sulfuricurvum sp. encodes these proteins:
- the sulP gene encoding SulP family inorganic anion transporter, producing MLRKVHDSLEPKLVTLFRRQGYSWPDFSADAIAGLAVAIVALPLAMAIAIASNLPPERGLFTAIVAGFLISAHGGSRYQIGGPTAAFIVTVATVAMKHGYEGLVLATIMAGMILIVMAFFRAGEMIKFIPYPVIVGFTSGIALLIAFSQIRDFFGLSITTVPPDFIDKLTVYVAHLHETNFAAVLVALASIGIILLSKRYFPKIPGPIIVVTLSGLAVWGLNLPIDTIESRFGAIPSMLPSPVWPEITFDKLRLILPDAITIATLAAIESLLSAVVADGMTGTRHKPNAELLGQGIANIASGIFGGLPATGAIARTATNIKAGARSPIAGMMHALWLFVFMLLLSPLIVKVPLAALAAILMVVAWNMSEIKHVREIMHSPRSDRIVLLVTFLLTVLVDLNFAIQAGIALASILFIDQMMKSTQIRAVESEEDDPDSIHNKKIPEGVEVYEIDGPLFFGVAEKLVDTLLLFEKPPIIFILRMRHVPLIDAAGLHALEVLHERLHHNHTRLILSGVNPQVRRFIGTSHIDDKIGKDNIVDHIDKAIMRANEIIGEKF from the coding sequence ATGCTACGCAAGGTTCACGACTCTCTGGAGCCTAAACTCGTTACCCTCTTTCGTCGACAAGGCTACTCATGGCCTGATTTCAGTGCCGACGCCATCGCCGGTCTTGCCGTAGCCATCGTTGCGCTTCCTCTCGCAATGGCCATCGCTATCGCGTCAAATCTCCCCCCTGAACGGGGTCTCTTTACCGCTATCGTCGCAGGATTTTTAATCTCGGCACACGGCGGCAGCCGTTATCAGATCGGCGGCCCGACAGCAGCATTCATCGTAACCGTTGCTACCGTTGCGATGAAACACGGCTATGAAGGACTCGTCCTCGCAACCATCATGGCAGGGATGATCTTAATAGTTATGGCTTTTTTCCGTGCGGGAGAGATGATCAAATTTATCCCTTACCCGGTTATTGTCGGATTCACATCGGGGATTGCTCTGCTCATCGCATTTTCACAAATTCGCGATTTCTTCGGTCTTTCCATCACAACCGTTCCACCCGATTTCATTGATAAACTCACCGTCTATGTCGCCCATCTTCACGAAACCAACTTTGCCGCAGTCCTCGTTGCACTGGCCTCGATCGGGATCATACTCCTCTCCAAACGCTATTTTCCGAAAATCCCGGGCCCTATCATCGTTGTCACCCTCTCAGGGCTTGCCGTGTGGGGGCTTAACCTCCCCATCGATACGATAGAAAGCCGTTTCGGTGCTATTCCATCAATGCTCCCTTCTCCGGTATGGCCCGAAATAACATTCGACAAACTGCGACTTATACTTCCCGATGCAATCACCATCGCAACCCTCGCCGCTATCGAATCGCTCCTTTCAGCTGTTGTCGCTGACGGAATGACCGGTACCCGTCATAAACCGAATGCCGAACTCTTAGGTCAAGGGATTGCCAATATCGCATCCGGCATCTTCGGCGGTCTTCCCGCTACCGGTGCTATTGCACGAACCGCGACGAACATCAAAGCCGGTGCCCGTTCTCCGATAGCCGGAATGATGCATGCTCTATGGCTGTTTGTTTTTATGCTGCTCCTCTCTCCCCTGATCGTTAAAGTCCCTTTGGCAGCATTAGCGGCAATTTTGATGGTTGTCGCATGGAATATGTCGGAAATCAAACACGTTCGTGAGATTATGCACTCACCTCGAAGCGATCGGATCGTCCTTTTGGTGACATTTCTTTTGACAGTACTGGTCGACCTGAATTTTGCGATCCAAGCCGGGATAGCCCTTGCTTCCATACTGTTTATCGACCAAATGATGAAATCGACGCAAATCCGAGCGGTGGAGAGTGAAGAAGACGATCCTGATTCCATCCATAATAAAAAAATTCCGGAAGGTGTCGAAGTCTATGAGATTGACGGCCCGCTCTTTTTCGGCGTTGCTGAAAAGCTGGTTGACACATTGCTGCTGTTTGAAAAACCGCCGATTATCTTTATACTGCGCATGCGCCATGTTCCCCTCATCGATGCCGCAGGTTTACATGCACTTGAGGTACTGCACGAACGGCTTCATCACAACCATACCCGTTTGATTCTCTCAGGGGTCAATCCACAAGTACGCCGCTTTATAGGGACATCGCATATCGATGATAAAATCGGGAAAGACAATATCGTCGATCACATCGACAAAGCCATCATGAGGGCCAACGAAATCATAGGAGAAAAATTTTAA
- a CDS encoding thioredoxin family protein, with amino-acid sequence MQIILFGTGCEMCREIAHNIETAIASQEYEINFEKTSDLHRMLSYGIKSTPSVVIDETVVSISTYLSIDDVLALIRANYNSEHQN; translated from the coding sequence ATGCAGATTATACTATTTGGAACGGGATGTGAAATGTGCCGCGAAATCGCTCACAATATTGAAACCGCTATCGCGTCACAAGAATATGAGATCAATTTCGAAAAAACATCCGATCTCCACCGGATGCTCTCGTACGGGATCAAAAGTACCCCTTCCGTCGTCATTGATGAAACTGTCGTCTCCATCTCAACCTATTTGAGTATTGATGACGTATTGGCACTTATACGCGCGAATTACAACTCTGAACATCAAAACTAA